The genomic stretch cctataaattggtAGCTAGAGGTAGAGCCTTGATTAGATTtgggtttaaatttttttcagtaatattttgtaatagtttTTACCATTCACTTTTTAACAGAAAAGCATAAGCCTATATAATACAAGCTGCAAAACAGGTAGAAATTTCCTTACCAACAGGTTCTGGCTTTGTTGTgtttacatttgtatttttacagagtCCAGGTTGTGGGATGCAGGTCTAAAATTGCTTCATAAACCCATATTAAAGAGCACTGTTAGCTTAAGGTTGAACTGTAAAAcctttaggttttgtttattAATCCTACGGATTGATTCTTACAATTCAAAACTGTATTTTTGGATTTTAATAAACTAAATGAAATTGCTTACTTTTTTTTACTCTATTGAACAAAAACAATCCCATGAAGTTCAGAGAAGTTTAACCTTGTAAGCCTTAGAAGCTAGGATTAAAAATTACACAAAAATAGGgaattccgggcttccctggtggcgcagcggttgagagtccgcctgccgatgcaggggacacgggttcgtgctccggtccgggaggatcccacatgccgcagagtggctgggcccgtgagccatggccgctgagcctgcgcgtccagagcctgtgctccgcagcaggagaggccgcaatggtgagaggcccgcgtaccacaaaaaaaaaaaaaaaaaaaaaaaaaaagggaattccttgtcagtctagtggttaggactctgcactttcactgtcgagggcctggggttcaatccctggttggggagctaagatcccataagccccgtggcatggccaaaaaaaaaaaaattacataaaaataaccacaagagaaaaaaattacttctaCCTGGAAGACCCAGACACTTCTGGCAGTGGAACAGATCTGAAGGACATGAAGTAGTTAGATGTTGGAGAAAATGAGGGAGGGACATTGGAGACTGAAGGAACCAAAGCAAAGAAAAGCCCAGTGACTAGAGTTTCTACTGGTCACAAGAAAGGGATTCTATGTGGCCGGTTCTTAGGGTGCAAGAGAAGTCTGGAAAGATGGGTTGGGGGCTGGATTACCAAGTACCCTGAAAGCTGGAGTTTATAAATGATAGTGAACCATCATaagttttgtatgtgtgtgtgtgtgtgtgtgtgtgtgtgtgtgtgtgtacgtaccaTTTTTCCAAAAGCCTGTTATTTTACTTGATTCCTACAAAAGGTAGGCAAGGATTAGATCATTGGACTAATGGGGAAAATAGAGATTAAGTCCTTTTCCCAAGATGCCCAGCAAGTCcatcatgatgatgatgacagtaatGAAAATAGTAACAGCTAAGCATTTTCTATATGCCAGctcctgttctaagcactttataggcATAATCTTATTTATTCCTCTCAACAACCGTAAGAACTAGGTACTGATGTTATTCCcatgtcacagatgaagaaatatgAGACACAGAGCAGTTAGGTAATTTGCCCAGGGACACACAACTTGTAAGAAGCAGGGCTAGGAATTGAACCCCAGGCCATCTAGCTCCAGTGTGTGCCTTTAGCTGCTGGCTTCCTAGGTGGGATTTTTAAACAGGCAAGTGCCCAGACCAGACTTGTAGCCACGCTATTTGGTTTTAGTGTGGAGGATGAAATGAAAGGGAGAGAGATACTGATAGAGGATAGGGAGACCTGAGAGGAGGCTGTTGTAATTGTCCAAATGTATATTGATAAGAACTTGAGTAGGAAACATGTAAGATCTATTTGGGAGACAGAATTAGGGCCTGGTGGGGATAGCACATAGCACATTATATTTGGCAATCTGTCTCCTACACAATGTGAGGGCGGGGGCTGCCTGTCTTGTTTACCACTCTCGTCAACCGTGAACAtcctaggtgctcaataaatattagttgaatgaattaattagaAGCAGGAGTCTTAGGGAGTCCAAATGCTTGCCTTTAGTGCTTGGGGGCTGGTGGTGATCATTGGTCAAGGCAGGGAAGATGGGCATTGGAGCTGAGTGGGGAAATGTTCTAGAGATGCTATTGAGTTGGGGCACGTTAACGTTTGTCTGGCAGATGGTTGACTGTAATCACAGCAAACACTTTTGTAGTcatactgtgttccaggcactgttctaagcagcTTTCATATATAGATGTCTTTGTTATCCAGAATCAGGAACTGCATACATCTGAGTAGCAGGTGTTAAATGATTTAACCTTCACTACAACCCCATGGGATAGGTACTCTCatcattattatccctatttaggAGATTCGGAAGCTGAAGAGTAAAGTAACTGTTCCGAGGCCATATAAATAGCTGCAGAGTGGGGATTAACCAGGGCAGCCAGGCTCCAGGCACTCAACCAGCACATACTGCCTCAGTAGAGCATAGATGTCTGTGTTCAGGTCTAGTCTAGAGCCAGAACCTTCCAGAGTCAGTAAATACTCTGCATAGCACCATAGGGTTGACAGTCATGAGTCATCACTTCTTCACCAGCAAACTAAGAAGGGCCTGGATATTCAAAGGTGGGCGTGGAGGCTGGTGGGCTGGTTCAGGTTGTGTCAGAGCACACTCAGATCCCGCTGACCCCAGAGCTGGTGCAGCACGGGCTGTGTGTTCCGAGCAGCCTTAAAGGGCTGTACCCACTCACTGCCTCCATTCACCGTGAGACCTCTCTGCTCACTCTGAGTCTCACTGAGTCCCACCCAGTCCCAGGGCAAAGGGGATTTGCAGGGAGGGCTGGGAGATGGTGAATGTCAGAAGGGAGGTGTCCTCAGAGGGGTGGGTAAATTAGAGTCGAGTCCCCCCCTGTAActccatttctctatttttttctctttcttcctctccccctccccaccttcctctcCCCATCTTCCCCAGCTGTGCTGACTGTCCTCACTCACACCCCCACCCCTCGCATCCGAATGGGACAAGATGCCTTGCTGGACTTGAGCTTTGCCTACAcgcccccctcccccaaggcTGCTACCTCTCTGGCCCCAGGTCCCCCTCCCTTTGGGCTGGAATGGCGACGCCAGCACCTGGGTAAGGGGCACCTGATGCTGGCTGCGACTCCTGGGCTGAGTGGGCAAATGCCAGTTGCCCGAGAGGGGGCGGTGGCATTTGCTGCTTGGGATGATGATGAGCCCCTGGGGCCATGGACTGGAAATGGGACCTTCTGGCTGCCTGCAGTGCAGCCCTTCCAGGAGGGCACCTATCTGGCTACTGTACACCTGCCATACCTACAAGGACAGACCACCCTGCAGCTTGCTGTACAGAGTGAGTGAGGGGACAGGGGTCTCTGTGGGTAGAGGGTGATCACTGGGATTATGGGGACACCATGATGGGGGAAGGATGGTGGAGAAAAGGGTGCTGGGTGAGTAGAGGGAGATAGATTGGGGGTCCCTGAGAGTCAGGGGGGCAATGGGTAGAGGGTCCCTGGGAACCTGAGCGGCTCTGGGATGAAGGTTTCCAAATCTGACGGAGTAGGGGTCCCTGAAAATGGAGGCTTTGGCATGGAGATTCCTGTGAAACACCAATGGGGAGATGGCGGGTTCCCCATCCTGGgaggaaaaaacccaaaccccTCAGTATTGGGGAAGCCAGAGGGCACACTGAGGGCCTCTGAGAGAGGACAGTGTAGATTGATTCCCCCATGCTGCTTTCCTACTCTCTCCCCAGAGCCCCCCAAGGTGACCCTGACACCAGCACCTCTTATATGGGCCGCCCCCAGGGAGGCGCCCCCGGAGCTGCTCTGCCTCGTATCCCACTTCTACCCCTCTGAGGGCCTGGAGGTGGAGTGGGAGCTCTGGGGTGGCCCAGAGGGTCGCTTTCAGAAGGCCAAGGGGCAGAGGTGGCTCTCCGCCCTGAGCCATCACTCAGATGGCTCCGTGAGCCTCTCTGCACACCTGCAGCCACCCCCGGTCACCACCGGGCAGCATGGGGCACGCTATGCCTGTCGTGTCCACCACCCCAGCCTGCCTGCCTTGGGACGCAGCGCCAAGGTCACCCTGCAGGTAGCTGGTAAGAGCCTGGAATATGGAGaaatggggagggaggtggggagagatgcCTGGTAATTTCAGACTCATTCTTGCCCCTTCTGCCTGCCAGGTCTCTCTGGCCCCTCTCTGGAGGATGGCGTAGGCCTCTTCCTGTCTGCCTTTCTCCTCCTTGGGCTCATCAACGTGCTGGGCTGGGCCGGTGAGTGTAAGCCCCACCCAGACTGGGACCCTTGACTGGCAGacattctcttcctcctcccagaAGTCTGACACCCATCCCTCTGCCCTTCTACTGCCCCATCCCATCCCTTCTAAATTTCTCTCCACAGCTGCCTACCTGGCAACTTCCAAGGATTCAGTGGAAAAGGTAACGACACTCTACCTTCCTTATTTTTCCCTTCTCATTTTATCCCCTTTGCCCAACTCCTCACCCAGGAGGGAGGCTGCTGGCTTGGTGGGCAGAACCCAGACTTGGAATTCACACAGACCTGCATTAAATTCTGCCATCTCAAACATGCTACACCTCCGTTTCCTTGGGTGTAGGGGGAAAAAACTGCTTaggcagtgctgtccaatagaattaTAATGCAAACCACATATgtaaatttaaatacataatcTAGGGACTGCATTAAAAAGGTAAAGAGATGTCTAATGTGTCCAAAATGTTATCGTGGCAACATGTAATCAGTATAAGAAATTATAGTGTTTTTTCCATTCTAAGTCCTCAAAAACAGGAGTTTATTTTAAACTGGCAGCACACCTgaatttggactagccacatttcaaatgctcaacagACACACAAGTGGGTGGTGGCTACCCTACCGGCCAGCAGAGCCTCAGAGGGCTCTTGGaatgattaaaagagaaagggCATCTCCTCTGGAAGATGCAGGAGCAAAAGCACTTGGCACAGTGCCAGGcttaaaacacagaaaatgtTAGCCTCTTTCATCTGCCATCCTCTGTGCCCATGATGTTCATTTGTCTCTGGATTGACCATGAGCACTTCACCCTGCCCCGAATTCCTCACCTCCTTTTTACTTCTCTTCCAGAAAACACAGTGAGGCCAACTCACCACCATCCTGgggaagccaccatcatctctggtCTGAGCCACTGTAGTAACTCCCCCAAATTGTATACCCTTGGTTCCTGCCCCCTCCAGTCTCTCTCCAGTGAGCAGCTGCTTTCTGAAAAGATACAAGACATTCACCTTCTTAGGGGTCTAGAGCAGCGGTTCTCAAAATTTTTGTTCTCAGGACTTCTTAAAAATTATCAAGGACCCTACAGCGCTTTTGCTTATGTGGGTTGTAAACTATAGATATTTATAGAACTTAAAACTGAGAACAATTTAATACACAGGAAGACACAAGCACACGTTCCATTAGCTGTGGGGACGATGTCAATACACGTCATGTAGCTTCAGGAAAACACTgtacgtattttttttttttccccgtacgcgggcctctcactgctgtggcctctcccgctgcggagcacaggctccggacgcgcaggcccagctgccatggctcacgggcccagccactccgcggcacgcgggatcctcccggaccggggcacgaacccgtgtcctctgcatcggcaggcagactctgaaccactgcgccaccagggaagccccactgtacGTTTTTtagagaatgagaatgaaaaggCCAATAACAGTTTGggattgttatgaaaatagccTAAACTTCGCATACCCCCTGAAATagtctcagggacctctgggacagaAACGGGTGCTCTAGAGGCAAAATCCATTCTTCTTGTCCTGGCTTGTGTATCCCTGCACTCCAGCCACTGCTTACCTCTTCGATCCCGCCTCGTGTTCTCTCCGGCCCTCTTCTCAGTGCTCATCACACCTACGACTGATCCTTTTCTTCAAtagcctcccaccctccctgggtcccagagcgctgttccctctgcctggtccaCCCTCGGCCTTCCTGGGCTCCAGACCAGGTCAGCCTTGTCATTCCCTCAGTTCGCCGCGTATCCCTCTTGCGCGGTTCACCACGGTTGTATTTAAGTGATTGTGCGAGTCGTTGTTAAATGCTTGTCTCCCTGCCCGGACTGTCGGCTCCTCGAAGGCGAGGATGAGCCTGTCCGTCCCTTGGTGTATCCCCCGCGCCGGCACAGGGCCTGGCGCCCGCTGGAGTGCGCTCAGTATAAGAAGTTAGTCTTTTTGCGTCCTAAGCATTCAAAAGCAGGTGTTGGATCAAATAACTATTGGAGGAAGGAAGCAGCGGCTCGGCTTAGGGACCTCCGAAGGTCAGGACGGTCGGCCAGACCGACGCGGGGAGCGGGTCTAATCGTATGGAAATAAACTTGTTCAGTGCTTCCAACGGGTGCCTCAGTTCTTCCCCAGGGATCCCCTTTCCAAGCGCAAGAACACTTCCAATCACGTGTGGTTCCTTCCAACGACCCCGCCTCTCAAATGCCTCGGCTGCACCCAATCCCCCTTCGGAACTGATTGGGGTCGGGCGCCACTAATGACGGACGGGACGCCCTCAAGCAGCCGGCCCTCGCGGGGTGACCGTACGTGAACCGAGATCCAGGCCTTGGCGTCGGAAACCCCCGAGCGCCGAGTCCCTAACCGGACATGGCGGCTTCCTGCTCCGCCCCCTTCCGAGGGGGCGGGAACCCAGGGCTCTCAGGAAAAATCGGAGTGGATTTCAGCCCGCTACACGCgtggatgggggtgggagtggaacCCCGCAGACTGGAGTAACTGTGTCCGTCCCCGCCTAAAACGCTTCCCGCGGGAGTTTTGGCCTAGTGGTTGTGTTGGGGGAGAGGAATGTCAAATTTGGCTCCTGCCCTTCCCCGGGGACTGGAGACTGAAATCTTTATACCAGTTCAGTGCGGGGCGACTTGGGTTCCAGGATCCCCGAGTCCGGGGGGCTCGAGGACAGCGGAGCTGGAGACCCGGGCTCCTGGGTCCCGGCCCCTGAGTGTCCAGCGCTCCTCTCGTTCGCGGCCCTGGCTCCTGTCCTCACTTCCTTCCCTTTTTGGCTCCTGCTCTCGGAGCGGGCGGACGTGGGGGGGAGCGGAAAGGGCGGGAGGGCCCGGGAGTCTGGCGAGGGGGTGGGGTACAAGGGGGTGCGGAAAAGCCAGGGAAGGGACTCGGTCTGGGAACTTGATCAGGGACCGGAGACCTACGGGAACAGCGGCCCGGGACCTGCGCTGCCCCCACCCCTACTGAGCAGGTCAGAGCCAGAGCACCCTGTGACCCTGCCCGTTCCCGTACTCGTGACCCCCTCATCCCTAAAATGCAAGGCCCCCCATATTCCACCCCTGTATCCCTCCTTCCCCCCCGCCTAGCCTCCCTGCAGGACTCCCATCCGGTTACCTAGAACCCACCCGCTTACCTCCCCTCCGGATCCCCTGCGCCCACCTGACTCTCCACCTGC from Mesoplodon densirostris isolate mMesDen1 chromosome 10, mMesDen1 primary haplotype, whole genome shotgun sequence encodes the following:
- the TAPBP gene encoding tapasin, which translates into the protein MKPLSLLLAVALGTATAVSAGPAVIECWFVEDAGGGRLSKKPAALLLRQSPESPPPRPDLDPERYLKVHDPAGTLLAAFRRYPRDAPAPRCEMSHYVPFPASENWVSGLTPEQSCPRALDGSWLMVSMSSPVLSLSSLLRPQSEPQPEPALITMATAVLTVLTHTPTPRIRMGQDALLDLSFAYTPPSPKAATSLAPGPPPFGLEWRRQHLGKGHLMLAATPGLSGQMPVAREGAVAFAAWDDDEPLGPWTGNGTFWLPAVQPFQEGTYLATVHLPYLQGQTTLQLAVQKPPKVTLTPAPLIWAAPREAPPELLCLVSHFYPSEGLEVEWELWGGPEGRFQKAKGQRWLSALSHHSDGSVSLSAHLQPPPVTTGQHGARYACRVHHPSLPALGRSAKVTLQVAGLSGPSLEDGVGLFLSAFLLLGLINVLGWAAAYLATSKDSVEKKTQ